The proteins below come from a single Cannabis sativa cultivar Pink pepper isolate KNU-18-1 chromosome 3, ASM2916894v1, whole genome shotgun sequence genomic window:
- the LOC133036299 gene encoding uncharacterized protein LOC133036299 yields MSNEDQSPSRTEVGDSNQSATTNRSLQVGGVKSPLEDPTNPYYLHHGDNPGNVLVSQLLTGQDNYISWSRAMQLSISVKNKLGFLDGTIPKPPPSDYILYNAWVRNNNIVISWILNSVSKEISSSILYDESAAIWADLKVRFYQRNGPHIYNLRKGLMNLRQENQSISMYFTKLKTIWEELSNYRPTCTCNCCTCGGVKRLQEHYHMEYVISFLMGLSDQFSQVRGSILLMDPLPEVNCVFHLVTQEENQKGNLAGAADPNSSMAFAFQNNKAAANKPENQGAKDHPPKKNVEFGH; encoded by the coding sequence ATGTCTAATGAAGATCAATCCCCTTCTAGAACCGAAGTTGGAGATTCCAATCAATCTGCAACAACGAATCGAAGTTTGCAGGTTGGTGGCGTGAAAAGCCCTCTTGAAGATCCAACAAACCCATATTATCTCCACCATGGAGATAACCCAGGTAATGTTCTTGTGTCTCAATTACTAACTGGCCAAGATAATTACATTTCTTGGAGTAGAGCTATGCAGCTCTCTATTTCAGTCAAGAATAAATTGGGTTTTCTTGATGGTACCATTCCTAAACCTCCTCCTTCTGATTACATTCTTTACAATGCTTGGgttagaaataataatattgtgATTTCATGGATTTTAAATTCGGTTTCAAAGGAGATTTCTTCTAGTATACTTTACGATGAGTCCGCTGCCATTTGGGCTGATTTGAAGGTTCGATTTTATCAAAGAAATGGACCTCACATATATAATCTTAGGAAAGGTCTTATGAATTTAAGGCAAGAAAATCAAAGCATCAGCATGTACTTTACTAAGCTTAAAACCATTTGGGAAGAGCTGTCTAATTACAGACCAACATGTACATGTAATTGTTGTACTTGTGGTGGTGTCAAAAGGTTGCAAGAGCACTATCACATGGAATATGTCATTTCTTTTCTCATGGGTTTATCTGATCAGTTTTCTCAAGTTAGAGGCAGCATCCTCCTTATGGATCCCCTCCCTGAAGTTAACTGTGTGTTTCATCTTGTCACACAAGAAGAAAATCAAAAGGGCAATCTTGCTGGTGCAGCCGATCCTAACTCAAGCATGGCTTTTGCCTTCCAAAACAATAAGGCTGCTGCTAACAAACCAGAAAATCAAGGAGCTAAAGATCATCCTCCTAAGAAGAATGTGGAGTTTGGTCACTAA
- the LOC115709799 gene encoding uncharacterized protein LOC115709799 isoform X2: MNWRRVLKSVQALAAHMLLFSFTVMLVLKLDHVVSYSWWMIFFPIWIFHAVVARGRFSLPAPSVPHNRHWAPCHAVVATPLLVAFELLLCIYLESIHVNDSAAVNLKIVFLPLLAFEIIILIDNFRMCRALMPGDDESMSDEAVWETLPHFWVAISMVFFVAATVFTLLKLSGDVGALGWWDLFINFGIAECFAFLVCTKWSNPVIHRNSQTRESSSSSSSIRYLDWNSGLVVSSEEDQDQDTLCGLQDIGGHIMKIPVIGFQVLLCMRLEGTPSTARKIPLPILFSPLFLLQGVGVLAAASRLVEKIVLLLRTGASTGAYFRFSSRAHDCLGFLHHGSRLLGWWSIDEGSCEEQARLYQESASGSGDFKQPWGNRQKSLNTANKSSKDSKMKKFYAGFASREKSVWSCCHAGIAFFAVLAARSAKNVQYAAFLSSNDYLYMMFNLASSVRLGIGAYREVGNLT, translated from the exons GATGATTTTCTTTCCAATTTGGATATTCCATGCAGTTGTTGCACGGGGAAGGTTCTCATTGCCTGCTCCATCAGTTCCACATAATCGTCAT TGGGCACCTTGTCATGCTGTTGTTGCAACACCATTGCTAGTTGCATTTGAATTACTCCTTTGTATATACCTTGAGAGCATTCATG TGAATGATTCAGCAGCTGTTAATTTGAAGATTGTTTTTCTACCCTTACTGGCATTTGAGATAATTATTCTAATTGATAATTTCAG AATGTGTCGGGCTTTAATGCCAGGAGATGATGAAAGCATGAGTGATGAAGCAGTATGGGAGACACTTCCT CACTTCTGGGTTGCGATTTCCATGGTGTTCTTTGTTGCTGCTACAGTCTTCACCTTGCTAAAGCTTTCCG gggATGTAGGTGCTCTTGGCTGGTGGGACTTATTCATAAATTTTGG AATTGCAGAGTGCTTTGCTTTTCTTGTCTGTACTAAGTGGTCGAATCCAGTGATTCATAGAAATTCACAGACAAGAGAATCaagttcatcttcttcatctatTAGATATCTTGACTGGAACAGTGGATTAGTAGTTTCTTCAGAGGAGGATCAGGATCAGGATACATTATGTGGACTACAAGATATTGGTGGGCACATTATGAAAATTCCTGTAATTGGTTTTCAGGTCCTCCTATGTATGCGGCTTGAG GGGACCCCATCTACGGCAAGGAAAATACCACTCCCTATTCTCTTCTCTCCTCTGTTTTTACTTCAAGGTGTGGGTGTACTAGCTGCTGCATCTAGGCTAGTGGAGAAAATTGTACTCTTACTACGTACTGGAGCTAGCACAGGAGCATACTTTAGATTTTCTTCTAGAGCTCATGATTGCTTGGGGTTCTTGCACCACGGTTCAAG GCTTCTTGGCTGGTGGTCGATTGATGAAGGTAGTTGTGAAGAGCAGGCTCGGCTGTATCAGGAGAGTGCTTCTGG GTCTGGAGACTTCAAGCAGCCCTGGGGGAACAGACAGAAATCACTAAATACAGCCAACAAGAGTTCGAAAGACTCCAAAAT GAAAAAGTTTTATGCAGGATTTGCTTCGAGAGAGAAATCAGTGTGGTCCTGCTGCCATGCAGGCATCGCGTTCTTTGCAG TACTTGCTGCGAGAAGTGCAAAAAATGTCCAATATGCCGCATTTCTGTCGAGCAACGATTACCTGTATATGATGTTTAACTTGGCTTCTTCTGTGAGATTAGGAATTGGTGCTTACAGAGAAGTTGGTAACCTTACATAG
- the LOC115709799 gene encoding uncharacterized protein LOC115709799 isoform X3 — protein sequence MLSPTLGVVARGRFSLPAPSVPHNRHWAPCHAVVATPLLVAFELLLCIYLESIHVNDSAAVNLKIVFLPLLAFEIIILIDNFRMCRALMPGDDESMSDEAVWETLPHFWVAISMVFFVAATVFTLLKLSGDVGALGWWDLFINFGIAECFAFLVCTKWSNPVIHRNSQTRESSSSSSSIRYLDWNSGLVVSSEEDQDQDTLCGLQDIGGHIMKIPVIGFQVLLCMRLEGTPSTARKIPLPILFSPLFLLQGVGVLAAASRLVEKIVLLLRTGASTGAYFRFSSRAHDCLGFLHHGSRLLGWWSIDEGSCEEQARLYQESASGYDTFSGYPPEIVKKMPKKDLAEEVWRLQAALGEQTEITKYSQQEFERLQNEKVLCRICFEREISVVLLPCRHRVLCSTCCEKCKKCPICRISVEQRLPVYDV from the exons TTGTTGCACGGGGAAGGTTCTCATTGCCTGCTCCATCAGTTCCACATAATCGTCAT TGGGCACCTTGTCATGCTGTTGTTGCAACACCATTGCTAGTTGCATTTGAATTACTCCTTTGTATATACCTTGAGAGCATTCATG TGAATGATTCAGCAGCTGTTAATTTGAAGATTGTTTTTCTACCCTTACTGGCATTTGAGATAATTATTCTAATTGATAATTTCAG AATGTGTCGGGCTTTAATGCCAGGAGATGATGAAAGCATGAGTGATGAAGCAGTATGGGAGACACTTCCT CACTTCTGGGTTGCGATTTCCATGGTGTTCTTTGTTGCTGCTACAGTCTTCACCTTGCTAAAGCTTTCCG gggATGTAGGTGCTCTTGGCTGGTGGGACTTATTCATAAATTTTGG AATTGCAGAGTGCTTTGCTTTTCTTGTCTGTACTAAGTGGTCGAATCCAGTGATTCATAGAAATTCACAGACAAGAGAATCaagttcatcttcttcatctatTAGATATCTTGACTGGAACAGTGGATTAGTAGTTTCTTCAGAGGAGGATCAGGATCAGGATACATTATGTGGACTACAAGATATTGGTGGGCACATTATGAAAATTCCTGTAATTGGTTTTCAGGTCCTCCTATGTATGCGGCTTGAG GGGACCCCATCTACGGCAAGGAAAATACCACTCCCTATTCTCTTCTCTCCTCTGTTTTTACTTCAAGGTGTGGGTGTACTAGCTGCTGCATCTAGGCTAGTGGAGAAAATTGTACTCTTACTACGTACTGGAGCTAGCACAGGAGCATACTTTAGATTTTCTTCTAGAGCTCATGATTGCTTGGGGTTCTTGCACCACGGTTCAAG GCTTCTTGGCTGGTGGTCGATTGATGAAGGTAGTTGTGAAGAGCAGGCTCGGCTGTATCAGGAGAGTGCTTCTGG GTACGATACTTTCAGTGGCTATCCACCTGAGATTGTGAAAAAAATGCCTAAAAAGGATTTAGCTGAGGAG GTCTGGAGACTTCAAGCAGCCCTGGGGGAACAGACAGAAATCACTAAATACAGCCAACAAGAGTTCGAAAGACTCCAAAAT GAAAAAGTTTTATGCAGGATTTGCTTCGAGAGAGAAATCAGTGTGGTCCTGCTGCCATGCAGGCATCGCGTTCTTTGCAG TACTTGCTGCGAGAAGTGCAAAAAATGTCCAATATGCCGCATTTCTGTCGAGCAACGATTACCTGTATATGATGTTTAA
- the LOC115709799 gene encoding uncharacterized protein LOC115709799 isoform X1: MNWRRVLKSVQALAAHMLLFSFTVMLVLKLDHVVSYSWWMIFFPIWIFHAVVARGRFSLPAPSVPHNRHWAPCHAVVATPLLVAFELLLCIYLESIHVNDSAAVNLKIVFLPLLAFEIIILIDNFRMCRALMPGDDESMSDEAVWETLPHFWVAISMVFFVAATVFTLLKLSGDVGALGWWDLFINFGIAECFAFLVCTKWSNPVIHRNSQTRESSSSSSSIRYLDWNSGLVVSSEEDQDQDTLCGLQDIGGHIMKIPVIGFQVLLCMRLEGTPSTARKIPLPILFSPLFLLQGVGVLAAASRLVEKIVLLLRTGASTGAYFRFSSRAHDCLGFLHHGSRLLGWWSIDEGSCEEQARLYQESASGYDTFSGYPPEIVKKMPKKDLAEEVWRLQAALGEQTEITKYSQQEFERLQNEKVLCRICFEREISVVLLPCRHRVLCSTCCEKCKKCPICRISVEQRLPVYDV; the protein is encoded by the exons GATGATTTTCTTTCCAATTTGGATATTCCATGCAGTTGTTGCACGGGGAAGGTTCTCATTGCCTGCTCCATCAGTTCCACATAATCGTCAT TGGGCACCTTGTCATGCTGTTGTTGCAACACCATTGCTAGTTGCATTTGAATTACTCCTTTGTATATACCTTGAGAGCATTCATG TGAATGATTCAGCAGCTGTTAATTTGAAGATTGTTTTTCTACCCTTACTGGCATTTGAGATAATTATTCTAATTGATAATTTCAG AATGTGTCGGGCTTTAATGCCAGGAGATGATGAAAGCATGAGTGATGAAGCAGTATGGGAGACACTTCCT CACTTCTGGGTTGCGATTTCCATGGTGTTCTTTGTTGCTGCTACAGTCTTCACCTTGCTAAAGCTTTCCG gggATGTAGGTGCTCTTGGCTGGTGGGACTTATTCATAAATTTTGG AATTGCAGAGTGCTTTGCTTTTCTTGTCTGTACTAAGTGGTCGAATCCAGTGATTCATAGAAATTCACAGACAAGAGAATCaagttcatcttcttcatctatTAGATATCTTGACTGGAACAGTGGATTAGTAGTTTCTTCAGAGGAGGATCAGGATCAGGATACATTATGTGGACTACAAGATATTGGTGGGCACATTATGAAAATTCCTGTAATTGGTTTTCAGGTCCTCCTATGTATGCGGCTTGAG GGGACCCCATCTACGGCAAGGAAAATACCACTCCCTATTCTCTTCTCTCCTCTGTTTTTACTTCAAGGTGTGGGTGTACTAGCTGCTGCATCTAGGCTAGTGGAGAAAATTGTACTCTTACTACGTACTGGAGCTAGCACAGGAGCATACTTTAGATTTTCTTCTAGAGCTCATGATTGCTTGGGGTTCTTGCACCACGGTTCAAG GCTTCTTGGCTGGTGGTCGATTGATGAAGGTAGTTGTGAAGAGCAGGCTCGGCTGTATCAGGAGAGTGCTTCTGG GTACGATACTTTCAGTGGCTATCCACCTGAGATTGTGAAAAAAATGCCTAAAAAGGATTTAGCTGAGGAG GTCTGGAGACTTCAAGCAGCCCTGGGGGAACAGACAGAAATCACTAAATACAGCCAACAAGAGTTCGAAAGACTCCAAAAT GAAAAAGTTTTATGCAGGATTTGCTTCGAGAGAGAAATCAGTGTGGTCCTGCTGCCATGCAGGCATCGCGTTCTTTGCAG TACTTGCTGCGAGAAGTGCAAAAAATGTCCAATATGCCGCATTTCTGTCGAGCAACGATTACCTGTATATGATGTTTAA